The following coding sequences lie in one Glycine soja cultivar W05 chromosome 16, ASM419377v2, whole genome shotgun sequence genomic window:
- the LOC114391137 gene encoding 40S ribosomal protein S8-like, with protein MGISRDSMHKRRATGGKKKAWRKKRKYELGRQPANTKLSSNKTVRRIRVRGGNVKWRALRLDTGNYSWGSEAVTRKTRILDVVYNASNNELVRTQTLVKSAIVQVDAAPFKQWYLQHYGVEIGRKKKTAAKKETAEEGAAAVAVEEAKKSNHLQRKLEKRQKDRKLDAHIEEQFGSGRLLACISSRPGQCGRADGYILEGKELEFYMKKLQKKKGKGAA; from the exons ATGG GTATCTCCAGAGATTCTATGCACAAGAGGCGTGCCACTGGTGGCAAGAAGAAGGCatggaggaagaagagaaa GTATGAGCTTGGTCGCCAGCCTGCTAACACTAAGCTGTCAAGCAACAAGACAGTCAGGAGGATCCGGGTTAGAGGTGGAAATGTGAAGTGGAGGGCACTGAGATTGGATACTGGAAATTACTCCTGGGGAAGTGAAGCTGTAACTCGCAAGACTCGTATACTAGATGTGGTTTACAATGCCTCAAACAACGAGCTTGTGCGTACTCAGACTCTTGTAAAAAGTGCTATTGTTCAGGTTGATGCTGCTCCATTCAAACAGTGGTACCTTCAGCACTATGGTGTTGAGATTGGTAGGAAGAAGAAGACAGCTGCCAAGAAGGAAACTGCAGAG GAGGGTGCTGCTGCTGTTGCTGTGGAAGAAGCCAAAAAGAGTAATCATCTGCAGAGAAAATTGGAGAAGCGCCAGAAAGATCGTAAGCTTGATGCTCACATTGAGGAGCAGTTTGGTAGTGGGCGTTTGCTTGCTTGCATTTCCTCTCGGCCTGGTCAATGTGGCAGAGCTGACGg CTACATTTTGGAAGGTAAGGAGTTGGAGTTTTACATGAAAAAACTCcagaaaaagaagggaaagggTGCTGCTTGA